The proteins below are encoded in one region of Vibrio sp. ED004:
- the flgN gene encoding flagellar export chaperone FlgN codes for MAALADLVNFQLQNAKALSELLSSEKTAITSRQSNDIERIAKEKVVLVEQLRSTDQRIAAHTNISELTENPELAQLVSTIKSIVHDCHQANLVNGEALNRAHLSFKKLSNMMQQSHGKIGMTYNAGGQTHTISTLGTNVKA; via the coding sequence ATGGCGGCACTAGCAGACTTAGTTAATTTTCAACTTCAAAATGCCAAAGCCTTATCTGAATTATTAAGTTCAGAGAAAACCGCGATCACGAGCCGACAATCCAATGATATTGAGCGAATCGCCAAAGAAAAAGTGGTTCTTGTCGAACAGCTAAGATCAACCGATCAACGCATCGCAGCCCATACCAATATCTCAGAACTGACCGAGAACCCTGAGCTGGCTCAGTTAGTCTCAACCATCAAGTCCATAGTGCACGATTGCCATCAAGCGAACCTGGTTAATGGCGAAGCCTTGAATCGAGCACACCTTAGCTTCAAAAAACTCAGCAATATGATGCAGCAAAGCCACGGAAAAATTGGCATGACCTACAATGCCGGTGGTCAAACGCATACTATTTCTACGCTGGGAACTAACGTAAAAGCCTAG
- the flgH gene encoding flagellar basal body L-ring protein FlgH, translated as MKRIFCLALLASMTGCTVLDPIETPAQENATTVVDAVEGDKSAEESSGIIDTLRGRTDPIAGDPAWAPINPKEKPEHYAAATGSLFNINHIGSMYDDSKPRGIGDIITVALDENTRATKKANADMSKSNDASMEPLAVGGQELTIDKYNFSYDLSNTNTFAGDASANQSNSISGYITVEVIEVLANGNLVVRGEKWMTLNTGDEYIRLSGTIRPDDIDFENTIASNRVSNARIQYSGTGVQKDMQEPGFLARFFNVSL; from the coding sequence ATGAAACGTATTTTTTGTTTAGCCCTGTTAGCTTCGATGACTGGTTGTACAGTGCTGGATCCAATTGAGACGCCAGCGCAAGAGAACGCGACCACAGTGGTTGATGCGGTAGAAGGCGATAAGTCGGCAGAAGAAAGCTCAGGCATTATCGACACGCTTCGTGGCAGAACCGATCCTATTGCTGGTGACCCAGCGTGGGCACCAATCAATCCAAAAGAAAAACCAGAGCATTATGCAGCGGCAACAGGTTCTCTGTTTAATATTAACCATATTGGCAGCATGTACGATGATTCAAAACCGCGTGGCATTGGTGACATTATTACCGTAGCGCTGGATGAGAACACTCGAGCGACCAAAAAAGCCAATGCTGACATGTCTAAGTCGAACGATGCATCGATGGAACCTCTGGCTGTGGGTGGCCAAGAGCTGACGATCGACAAGTACAACTTCTCTTATGACCTGAGCAACACCAATACCTTTGCTGGTGATGCATCAGCCAACCAAAGTAACAGCATCAGCGGTTACATTACCGTTGAAGTTATCGAAGTCTTAGCTAATGGCAACCTAGTGGTTCGTGGCGAAAAGTGGATGACACTGAACACGGGTGATGAGTATATCCGCCTAAGCGGCACTATTCGACCTGATGATATTGATTTCGAAAACACCATCGCTTCAAACCGTGTTTCTAACGCACGAATTCAGTACTCAGGCACTGGCGTGCAAAAAGATATGCAAGAGCCTGGATTCTTGGCACGATTCTTTAATGTATCTCTGTAG
- the flgB gene encoding flagellar basal body rod protein FlgB, translating to MAISFDNALGIHQHTVGVRERNAEVLSTNIAQANTPGYKAKGLDFKKSLQAASSGASIGLSRTDGRHISASTTVNGETKYRIPTQPDTGDGNTVDLDLERNLFMQNQIRHQASLDFLGSKFKNLTKAIKGE from the coding sequence ATGGCTATTTCTTTTGACAATGCTTTAGGCATTCACCAACACACAGTTGGTGTACGTGAGCGTAATGCTGAGGTGCTTTCCACCAATATCGCGCAAGCAAACACGCCTGGGTATAAGGCAAAGGGATTAGACTTTAAGAAATCGCTGCAAGCGGCAAGTTCTGGGGCAAGCATTGGTCTTAGCCGCACAGATGGTCGGCACATTTCTGCCTCAACAACGGTGAACGGGGAAACGAAGTATCGAATTCCTACACAACCTGATACAGGAGATGGCAACACGGTTGATTTGGATTTGGAAAGAAACCTTTTCATGCAAAACCAAATTAGGCATCAAGCCTCTCTCGACTTCCTAGGAAGTAAGTTCAAGAATTTAACTAAAGCGATTAAAGGGGAATAA
- the flgA gene encoding flagellar basal body P-ring formation chaperone FlgA, with translation MTYYKTNLPPLSIAMCRATFKTVAKFIGILSILFSFFVQAATPEQIEMIQSAAEQHILDTVEQPRGGELFVNSANVDSRIKATDCPIPLETSASTTTNTRSSITVLVQCVPDEWRVYVPVRLSMSVPLVTTTRALARGEIVGQYDVTTAMISLNKFRRQGFTAPEQVVGAKVKKNLRPGDVVERGDICVVCRNEKVIIQAVKGGMTITTKGTALTDGSMGDQVRVKNDKSQRIIEGIVTSMSEVTVYF, from the coding sequence ATGACGTATTATAAAACAAATTTGCCACCTCTTTCCATAGCAATGTGTAGAGCTACTTTTAAAACTGTCGCTAAGTTTATCGGCATTTTATCAATATTGTTTAGTTTTTTTGTGCAAGCTGCGACCCCAGAACAAATTGAGATGATTCAGTCGGCGGCGGAGCAACACATCCTTGATACCGTTGAACAGCCACGAGGCGGCGAACTCTTTGTTAATTCAGCAAATGTTGACTCAAGAATCAAAGCAACAGACTGCCCAATCCCTCTCGAGACAAGTGCCTCAACCACCACCAATACCCGCAGCAGTATTACGGTTTTAGTGCAATGTGTTCCTGATGAGTGGCGAGTTTATGTGCCGGTGCGTCTTTCGATGTCAGTGCCGCTTGTGACGACAACCAGAGCACTCGCGAGAGGCGAAATTGTCGGTCAATACGATGTGACCACCGCGATGATTTCTCTTAACAAGTTTCGTCGCCAAGGTTTCACCGCTCCAGAGCAAGTCGTCGGCGCCAAGGTTAAAAAGAACCTAAGACCGGGTGATGTTGTTGAAAGAGGCGATATCTGCGTCGTATGCCGAAATGAGAAGGTTATCATACAGGCTGTAAAAGGTGGCATGACCATTACTACCAAAGGCACAGCACTCACCGATGGTTCGATGGGCGATCAAGTAAGAGTGAAAAATGATAAATCACAGCGTATAATTGAAGGAATTGTTACCAGCATGTCTGAAGTCACGGTTTACTTTTAA
- a CDS encoding chemotaxis protein CheV — MTGILDSVNQRTQLVGQNRLELLTFRLMGRQRYGINVFKVKEVLQCPKLTKMPNLNPLVKGVAHIRGQTISVIDLSLAIGGRPTTDVEKCFVVISEFNRTIQGFLVSSVERIINMHWESILPPPDGAGKANYLTAVTNIDNELVEILDVEKILAEISPVDETMDSKIAEEIAEVEQEKELVRRILIADDSTVARKQVQRAIESIGFEVISVKDGKEAYEKLMQMSAEGSIYDQISLVISDIEMPEMDGYTLTAEIRRHAELKDLYVILHSSLSGVFNQAMVERVGANSFIAKFNPDELGAAVKAALTN; from the coding sequence ATGACGGGTATTCTTGATTCGGTGAATCAGCGTACGCAACTCGTCGGTCAAAACCGATTAGAATTACTAACCTTTCGCCTAATGGGGCGTCAGCGTTACGGCATTAATGTTTTTAAAGTAAAAGAAGTGCTTCAATGCCCTAAGCTGACGAAGATGCCAAACTTGAACCCACTGGTTAAAGGTGTCGCACACATTCGTGGTCAAACGATCTCTGTGATTGATTTGAGCTTAGCGATTGGTGGCCGTCCTACAACGGATGTTGAAAAGTGTTTTGTGGTTATCTCTGAGTTTAACCGAACCATTCAAGGTTTCTTGGTAAGTTCAGTTGAGCGCATTATTAACATGCACTGGGAATCGATTCTTCCGCCGCCAGATGGCGCAGGTAAAGCCAACTACCTGACAGCGGTAACCAACATCGATAATGAATTAGTCGAAATTCTGGATGTTGAAAAGATTCTTGCTGAGATTTCACCAGTGGATGAAACAATGGACAGCAAAATTGCTGAAGAAATCGCAGAAGTAGAACAAGAGAAAGAATTGGTTCGCCGTATCTTGATTGCTGATGATTCGACGGTTGCTCGTAAGCAGGTTCAACGTGCTATCGAGTCGATTGGTTTTGAAGTTATCTCAGTGAAAGATGGTAAAGAAGCCTATGAGAAGTTGATGCAGATGTCAGCCGAGGGCAGTATTTACGATCAGATTTCATTGGTGATTTCAGATATCGAAATGCCAGAAATGGATGGATACACGCTGACTGCTGAGATTCGTCGTCACGCAGAATTGAAAGATTTATACGTAATTTTACACTCATCATTGAGTGGTGTATTTAACCAAGCCATGGTTGAGCGTGTAGGGGCTAACTCCTTCATCGCGAAATTCAACCCTGATGAGCTTGGTGCAGCGGTTAAAGCTGCGTTAACTAACTAA
- a CDS encoding protein-glutamate O-methyltransferase, which translates to MTAITISDQEYRDFSRFLESQCGIVLGDSKQYLVRSRLSPLVTKFNVASLSDLLRDVVTGRNRELRVAAVDAMTTNETLWFRDTYPFAVLADKLLPEIAANKRPIKIWSAASSSGQEPYSMAMTVLETQARKPGMLPNVSITATDISASMLDMCRTGAYDNLALGRGLSPERRRTFFEDAGDGRMKVKDNVKRMVNFRPQNLMDSYALLGKFDIIFCRNVLIYFSPDMKSKVLNQMANSLNPGGYLLLGASESLTGLTDRFEMVRCNPGIIYKLK; encoded by the coding sequence ATGACTGCTATAACAATAAGTGATCAAGAGTATCGCGATTTCAGCCGTTTCTTAGAATCTCAATGTGGCATTGTATTAGGTGACAGCAAACAGTACTTAGTGCGCAGCCGTCTAAGCCCATTAGTAACGAAGTTCAATGTAGCGTCGTTATCTGATTTGCTGAGAGATGTAGTGACAGGTCGAAACCGTGAGTTGAGAGTGGCAGCAGTGGATGCTATGACGACGAACGAGACACTTTGGTTCCGAGATACTTACCCGTTTGCTGTGCTTGCGGATAAACTTCTACCGGAAATAGCGGCAAATAAACGTCCTATTAAGATTTGGTCTGCGGCAAGTTCTTCAGGCCAAGAACCATACTCAATGGCAATGACGGTGCTTGAGACTCAAGCTCGTAAGCCGGGTATGCTGCCAAATGTATCGATTACCGCAACTGACATCTCAGCAAGTATGTTGGATATGTGCCGCACGGGCGCGTACGACAACCTTGCTTTGGGACGCGGACTTTCTCCAGAGCGTCGTCGTACTTTCTTTGAAGATGCGGGCGATGGTCGCATGAAAGTGAAAGACAACGTGAAGCGCATGGTGAACTTCCGTCCTCAAAACTTGATGGACAGCTATGCACTGTTAGGCAAGTTCGACATCATTTTCTGTCGTAACGTGCTGATTTACTTCTCACCTGATATGAAGTCAAAGGTACTTAACCAGATGGCAAATAGCCTCAACCCTGGTGGTTACCTGCTATTAGGTGCGTCGGAATCACTAACAGGCTTAACGGATCGTTTTGAAATGGTTCGCTGTAATCCAGGCATCATCTACAAATTAAAGTAA
- the flgJ gene encoding flagellar assembly peptidoglycan hydrolase FlgJ has translation MIKNNNDIGFIHDIGSLDRLRQQAVNGEEGSEKEALTAAAKQFESIFTSMLFKSMRDANSSFKSDMLNSQNEQFYRQMQDDQMASELSASGSLGLADMIVAQLSAGQASDATEDKVRNEGFDTSLQRPQYSGRSEDRASEVQSASAVKQPVSFDSPESFVTSMKPYAEKAASALGVDSSLLLAQAALETGWGSKMVKNSLGNSNNLFNIKADRSWKGDKVATQTLEFHGKTAVKESASFRSYSNFEDSFNDYVKFLNENPRYETALQHQGNSENFIKGIHQAGYATDPNYADKVLRVKAKIDEMN, from the coding sequence ATGATTAAGAATAACAATGACATCGGCTTTATTCACGACATCGGCAGCTTAGACCGCCTTCGTCAACAAGCGGTAAATGGTGAAGAGGGCAGCGAAAAAGAAGCACTGACGGCTGCAGCAAAACAATTTGAATCGATTTTTACCTCGATGTTGTTTAAGTCGATGCGCGATGCGAACTCAAGCTTCAAGTCGGACATGTTGAACAGCCAGAACGAACAGTTCTATCGTCAGATGCAAGATGACCAAATGGCGAGTGAGCTGAGTGCTTCAGGTTCGTTAGGTCTTGCGGATATGATTGTGGCTCAGTTAAGCGCGGGTCAAGCAAGCGACGCGACAGAAGATAAAGTTCGTAATGAAGGCTTTGATACTTCACTGCAAAGACCTCAATACTCAGGTCGTTCAGAAGATAGAGCATCTGAAGTTCAATCTGCGTCAGCGGTTAAACAACCCGTCTCTTTCGATTCTCCAGAGTCGTTTGTTACCTCAATGAAGCCTTATGCTGAAAAAGCAGCAAGCGCGCTTGGTGTGGATTCATCTCTTCTATTGGCACAAGCGGCACTTGAGACAGGTTGGGGTTCTAAAATGGTTAAGAACTCATTGGGTAACAGTAATAACCTATTCAACATCAAAGCGGACAGAAGCTGGAAGGGCGATAAGGTCGCGACTCAAACTCTTGAGTTCCACGGTAAAACCGCCGTTAAAGAGTCGGCATCTTTCCGTTCTTACTCAAACTTTGAAGATAGCTTTAATGACTATGTGAAGTTCTTAAACGAAAACCCAAGATACGAAACGGCGCTACAGCATCAAGGTAATTCAGAGAACTTCATCAAAGGTATCCACCAAGCGGGTTACGCAACTGACCCTAACTATGCAGATAAGGTATTGCGCGTTAAAGCCAAGATTGATGAGATGAACTAA
- the flgF gene encoding flagellar basal-body rod protein FlgF codes for MDRALFLAMSGAKQNMQALQLRANNLANVSTTGFRADLAQARSMQAYGEGMPTRVFSMTERPGHNFAQGSVVTTGRDLDVTIQGDGWISVMDNTGREGLTRNGNLRVDQNGLLTNASGHLVLGENDAPITLPIPISKVEIGTDGTISVIPQGAPAEELAVVDRIKLVRPDNQSLFKDTNGLFRSKNPDQAYEADAAVTLLKGAIEGSNVNAVGEMTSLIDLQRQFEMQVKMMSTAEEMDKSSDSLLRMS; via the coding sequence ATGGATCGCGCACTGTTTCTTGCCATGAGTGGCGCTAAGCAAAATATGCAAGCTTTGCAGCTACGTGCAAACAACCTTGCCAACGTAAGTACAACGGGTTTCCGTGCTGATTTAGCACAGGCACGTTCAATGCAAGCGTATGGTGAAGGCATGCCTACTCGTGTTTTCAGCATGACAGAGCGTCCGGGTCATAATTTCGCTCAGGGTAGTGTGGTTACTACTGGCCGAGATCTAGATGTCACCATTCAAGGTGATGGTTGGATTTCAGTGATGGACAATACTGGCCGTGAAGGTTTAACGCGTAACGGTAACCTAAGGGTTGATCAAAACGGTTTACTAACCAACGCAAGTGGTCACTTAGTGCTTGGTGAAAACGACGCACCAATCACGCTGCCAATCCCAATCAGCAAAGTAGAAATTGGTACAGACGGTACGATCTCTGTCATTCCTCAAGGCGCTCCAGCTGAAGAATTGGCCGTGGTTGATCGTATTAAGCTTGTACGTCCAGACAACCAAAGTTTGTTTAAAGATACGAATGGTCTATTCCGTTCGAAAAACCCAGATCAGGCATACGAAGCAGATGCAGCGGTAACGTTGCTAAAAGGTGCTATCGAAGGCAGTAACGTAAATGCCGTAGGTGAAATGACCAGCCTAATTGACCTACAACGTCAGTTTGAAATGCAGGTCAAGATGATGAGCACAGCAGAGGAAATGGACAAGTCGTCTGATTCACTGCTTCGTATGAGCTAA
- the flgC gene encoding flagellar basal body rod protein FlgC, whose product MSLFNVFNVTGSAMSAESVRLNTTSSNLANADSVSSSAEETYKARHAVFGAELNRARNSDHTVPVKVLGIVESDKPLSAEYNPDHPLANNEGYIYKPNVNVMEEMANMISASRAYQTNVQVADSSKQMLLRTLQMGQ is encoded by the coding sequence ATGAGCTTATTTAATGTATTCAATGTGACTGGTTCTGCGATGAGTGCTGAATCTGTTCGTCTAAATACGACCTCGAGCAACCTAGCGAACGCGGACAGTGTAAGTAGTTCTGCTGAAGAAACTTACAAAGCTCGCCACGCAGTGTTCGGCGCTGAGTTAAATCGAGCACGCAACAGTGACCACACTGTGCCTGTGAAAGTATTAGGTATTGTTGAAAGCGATAAGCCGCTAAGCGCGGAGTACAACCCTGATCACCCATTAGCGAATAACGAAGGCTACATCTACAAGCCGAACGTAAACGTTATGGAAGAGATGGCAAACATGATTTCGGCATCACGTGCGTACCAAACAAACGTACAGGTTGCTGACTCGAGTAAACAAATGCTGCTGCGTACGCTGCAGATGGGTCAATAA
- the flgM gene encoding flagellar biosynthesis anti-sigma factor FlgM, with amino-acid sequence MAGIDNIRSGQTLTTTNRSAVRSDSSSEASRSDVSTKSPASKDAVSLSQQGKAIGQLHQDMAAQPSFDSVKVAAIKEAIANGSYTVDPEKLADNMIKFENELKGL; translated from the coding sequence ATGGCAGGCATTGATAATATTCGTTCAGGGCAAACCCTAACGACCACCAACCGATCAGCAGTACGCTCTGATTCTAGTTCTGAGGCATCACGTTCTGATGTGTCAACTAAATCACCAGCAAGCAAAGATGCGGTTTCTCTAAGCCAACAAGGCAAAGCGATTGGTCAACTCCATCAAGACATGGCAGCACAGCCAAGCTTTGATTCTGTGAAAGTAGCAGCGATCAAAGAAGCAATAGCGAACGGTTCATACACGGTTGATCCAGAAAAACTGGCTGACAACATGATCAAGTTCGAAAACGAATTAAAAGGCCTTTAA
- the flgG gene encoding flagellar basal-body rod protein FlgG — MHPALWVSKTGLDAQQTNISTISNNLANASTIGFKKSRAVFEDLFYQNINQPGGQSSQNTELPSGLMLGAGSKVVATQKVHTHGNAQTTSNSLDMMIEGDGFFQVEMPDGETGYSRNGQFTLNGDGAIVTSGQGYPLQPEIVIPEDAISVTVGNDGEVSVRLRGEQNNVVVGQITITDFVNPGGLEPVGQNLYLPTGASGDPQEGVPGFDGLGNIRQSMLETSNVNVTEELVNMIEAQRVYEMNSKVISSVDKMMSFVNQQL, encoded by the coding sequence ATGCATCCAGCATTATGGGTAAGTAAAACAGGTTTAGACGCCCAACAAACCAATATCTCAACGATTTCGAACAACCTTGCCAACGCCTCGACTATTGGTTTTAAAAAGAGCCGCGCGGTATTTGAAGACTTGTTCTACCAAAACATCAACCAACCGGGTGGCCAATCGTCTCAGAACACTGAGCTGCCAAGTGGTTTGATGTTGGGTGCCGGTTCTAAGGTAGTGGCAACCCAAAAGGTTCACACGCACGGTAACGCACAAACAACGTCGAACAGCCTAGATATGATGATTGAAGGCGACGGCTTCTTCCAAGTTGAGATGCCAGACGGTGAAACAGGCTACAGCCGTAATGGTCAGTTCACTCTGAACGGTGACGGCGCAATCGTAACATCGGGTCAAGGCTACCCTCTACAACCTGAAATCGTTATCCCTGAAGATGCGATCTCGGTAACGGTTGGCAACGACGGTGAAGTATCGGTTCGTCTTCGTGGTGAGCAAAACAACGTCGTAGTTGGCCAAATCACGATTACAGATTTCGTAAACCCAGGCGGTTTAGAACCAGTCGGTCAAAACCTTTACTTACCGACAGGTGCAAGTGGTGACCCACAAGAAGGTGTTCCAGGTTTTGATGGCCTAGGTAACATTCGCCAGTCGATGCTAGAAACATCGAACGTAAACGTAACCGAAGAGCTAGTAAATATGATCGAAGCTCAACGTGTTTACGAAATGAACTCGAAAGTTATCTCGTCAGTAGACAAGATGATGAGCTTTGTTAACCAACAGCTTTAA
- the flgE gene encoding flagellar hook protein FlgE: protein MSYVALSGLSAAQLDLNTTSNNIANANTFGFKESRAEFGDVYSNSLFTNAKTTSGGGAQASQVAQQFHEGSSIYTNNPMDLRVSGTGFFAVAKDRMVPEINELTRNGAFHLNKDNYMVTANDEFLLGYDVDPNSGEVLSYAPKPLDIPAEFGKPKQTENIEVGVNLPANGDLKDPAAFNYQDADTYNRATSSTVYDSMGQSYKLTTYYLKDQTQPNTWQTYYTMSDENGEKPLNITGGDATNATGHVGHTMKFNNDGTLASLNSGQPINSDPLGAGANPIDLNGADPTQVLKFGLDSSTQFAAPFELTKFDEDGATTGFLTKIDFDEYGSVLGTYSNGENVMLGRVGLVRVPNEQGLDKKGGTQWDSTNDSGDKIWGESNKGSFGSINNGSLEQSNIDMTQELVDLISAQRNFQANSRSLEVHNQLQQNILQIR, encoded by the coding sequence ATGTCATATGTAGCTTTAAGCGGCCTATCCGCTGCACAATTAGACCTGAATACAACCAGTAACAACATTGCGAACGCAAACACATTTGGCTTTAAAGAGTCTCGTGCTGAGTTCGGTGATGTTTACTCAAACTCGTTGTTCACTAACGCAAAAACGACGTCAGGTGGCGGTGCGCAAGCTAGCCAAGTGGCGCAACAGTTCCACGAAGGTTCGAGTATTTATACAAACAACCCAATGGACTTACGTGTCAGTGGTACAGGTTTCTTTGCTGTAGCGAAAGATCGCATGGTGCCAGAGATTAATGAACTAACGCGTAATGGTGCATTTCACCTAAACAAAGATAACTACATGGTTACAGCTAACGATGAGTTTCTTTTAGGCTACGATGTTGATCCTAATTCGGGTGAAGTTCTTTCTTACGCGCCAAAGCCTCTCGACATTCCTGCTGAGTTTGGTAAGCCAAAACAGACAGAAAACATTGAAGTAGGGGTTAACCTGCCTGCAAACGGTGATCTTAAAGACCCAGCTGCATTTAACTACCAAGATGCTGACACATACAACCGTGCAACGTCTTCGACGGTATACGATTCTATGGGTCAGTCTTACAAGTTAACGACTTACTACCTCAAAGATCAGACCCAACCAAACACTTGGCAAACGTACTACACCATGTCAGATGAGAATGGCGAGAAACCATTGAACATTACAGGCGGTGATGCGACGAATGCAACAGGTCATGTTGGTCATACAATGAAGTTCAACAATGATGGTACGTTAGCAAGCCTGAACAGTGGTCAGCCGATTAACTCTGATCCTCTAGGTGCTGGCGCGAACCCAATTGATTTGAACGGTGCGGATCCAACACAAGTGCTTAAGTTTGGTCTAGATTCTTCAACTCAGTTTGCTGCTCCGTTTGAATTGACTAAGTTTGATGAAGATGGTGCGACAACAGGTTTCTTAACCAAAATCGATTTCGATGAGTACGGTAGTGTTCTAGGTACTTACTCAAATGGTGAAAACGTGATGCTTGGCCGTGTAGGCTTGGTTCGTGTACCAAATGAGCAAGGTCTAGACAAGAAAGGCGGCACTCAATGGGATTCTACTAACGACTCAGGTGACAAAATCTGGGGTGAATCGAATAAAGGTTCATTTGGTAGCATCAACAACGGCTCTCTAGAGCAGTCGAACATCGATATGACTCAAGAACTGGTTGATTTGATTTCTGCTCAACGTAACTTCCAAGCGAACTCGCGTTCTCTAGAAGTACACAACCAGCTACAACAGAATATTCTTCAGATTCGTTAA
- the flgD gene encoding flagellar hook assembly protein FlgD: MAGINNNVGQSGLSYVDQLKSLQDGAKKSDETTGKQDLKQEDFLSLLTKQLAQQDPFKPVSNDQMIAQMASFATVDGIGKMNTQFESLNSSMTSNQALQASSLVGRDVLVPGAAGVKPGDGGMAAMVKLPQAMDNVMVRVENEVGQLVRTFDIGSKPSGDTRVEWDGKDEDGNPLPAGKYNVKASGLLDGENTEFQVSSYANVNSVLLGKGDGNVLLNLAGFTSPVRLAEVLEVGKA; encoded by the coding sequence ATGGCTGGAATCAACAACAATGTTGGTCAAAGCGGCTTGTCCTATGTTGACCAGCTGAAGAGTCTTCAAGATGGCGCTAAGAAGTCCGACGAAACAACAGGTAAGCAGGATCTTAAACAAGAAGATTTCTTATCTTTGTTGACTAAGCAATTAGCACAGCAAGACCCTTTCAAGCCGGTTAGCAATGACCAGATGATTGCGCAAATGGCTTCATTTGCGACCGTAGATGGCATTGGCAAAATGAATACACAGTTTGAAAGCTTGAATTCATCAATGACCTCTAACCAAGCACTGCAGGCCTCTTCTTTGGTTGGCCGTGATGTATTGGTTCCTGGTGCGGCAGGTGTGAAACCCGGTGACGGCGGTATGGCGGCAATGGTTAAGCTTCCTCAGGCAATGGACAATGTAATGGTCCGTGTTGAGAACGAAGTTGGCCAATTAGTTCGCACATTTGATATCGGTTCTAAACCTTCTGGTGACACACGTGTTGAATGGGACGGAAAAGACGAAGACGGTAACCCATTGCCGGCCGGTAAATACAACGTGAAAGCGTCGGGTTTGCTGGATGGTGAGAACACAGAGTTCCAAGTTTCCAGTTATGCGAACGTGAACAGTGTGCTTCTTGGTAAGGGTGATGGCAACGTACTACTCAATCTGGCTGGTTTCACATCGCCAGTACGACTTGCTGAAGTACTAGAAGTTGGTAAAGCGTAG
- a CDS encoding flagellar basal body P-ring protein FlgI codes for MKKLTLVLFGMLFLATSAHAARIKDVAKVAGVRSNQLVGYGLVTGLPGTGETTPFTDQTFNAMLQNFGIQLPPGTKPKTKNVAAVIVTAELPAFSKQGQEVDVTVSSIGSAKSLRGGTLLQTFLKGLDGQVYAVAQGNLVVSGFSAQGNDGSKIVGNNPNVGIISSGATVEQEIPTPFGRGDYITFNLIQSDFTTAQRMADAVNNFLGPQMASAVDATSVKVRAPREISQRVAFLSAIENIEFDPAEGSAKIIVNSRTGTIVVGKHVRLKAAAVTHGGMTVAIKENLNVSQPNAFSGGQTVVVPDSDIEVTEADGKMFKFEPGLTLDDLVRAVNEVGAAPSDLMAILQALKQAGAIEGQLIII; via the coding sequence ATGAAAAAACTGACACTCGTACTATTCGGCATGCTATTTCTTGCCACCAGTGCTCATGCTGCGCGTATCAAAGACGTGGCAAAAGTGGCGGGTGTTCGTAGTAACCAACTTGTCGGTTATGGTTTGGTCACGGGTTTGCCGGGTACCGGTGAGACAACTCCCTTTACCGATCAAACATTTAACGCAATGCTGCAAAATTTTGGCATTCAATTGCCGCCCGGCACTAAGCCAAAAACCAAAAACGTAGCGGCCGTTATTGTTACAGCTGAATTGCCAGCCTTCTCTAAGCAAGGTCAGGAAGTTGACGTAACGGTTTCTTCTATCGGTTCGGCAAAAAGCCTACGTGGTGGCACGTTGCTACAAACCTTCCTAAAAGGTCTGGATGGCCAAGTGTATGCGGTAGCGCAAGGCAACTTGGTAGTAAGTGGTTTTAGTGCACAAGGTAACGACGGTTCTAAGATTGTCGGTAACAACCCTAACGTTGGCATCATCTCTAGCGGTGCTACGGTTGAACAAGAGATCCCAACGCCATTCGGTCGTGGTGACTACATCACCTTCAACCTAATCCAATCAGATTTCACAACAGCGCAGCGTATGGCTGATGCGGTTAATAATTTCCTAGGCCCACAAATGGCTTCAGCGGTAGACGCAACTTCAGTAAAAGTTCGTGCACCGCGTGAAATCAGCCAGCGTGTTGCGTTCTTATCGGCTATCGAAAACATCGAGTTCGACCCTGCTGAAGGCTCTGCAAAGATCATCGTAAACTCTCGTACGGGCACGATCGTGGTTGGTAAGCACGTTCGCCTAAAAGCGGCAGCGGTAACGCACGGTGGTATGACGGTTGCTATCAAAGAAAACCTAAACGTAAGCCAACCGAATGCATTTTCTGGTGGTCAGACGGTAGTTGTTCCTGATTCAGATATCGAAGTAACTGAAGCTGATGGCAAGATGTTCAAGTTTGAGCCTGGCTTAACGCTGGATGATTTGGTTCGTGCAGTCAACGAAGTAGGCGCAGCGCCTTCTGATTTAATGGCAATCCTTCAAGCACTGAAACAAGCAGGTGCGATTGAAGGCCAATTGATCATTATCTAA